The window GTATTCGTGAAGATGGGTCGCGCTTTTCGTTCACAATCCGTGTATAGTTCGGCGTTGCCGACTGGAAATCCGGAAATACTCTCGTCTGACGGTGTACAACTGCCAAATAACAATGCTCTCTCTGCGCCTATACACGTGTTATGGCAACGAAAGAGAGCATGGAGACGAGCAGAGCTATGGAGACTAATGGGTTGGACTGGTTCAGCATGCTCCTCGTCGTCGTTGGCGCGCTCAACTGGGGTATTATTGGCGTGACTGGGTTGACTGGCACGCGAGTAAACGTCGTCCAACAAGCGATGGGGCTGTTATTCCTTCCTGATATCGCCCTCGTCGTCGCAAATCTCATCTACGTCCTCGTTGGATTAGCCGGGTTGTACTTCATCTACACCAGCTACAAAATCCGTCGTGCGAGTCGCCGGTCGCGCCAACAGGTCGCACAACAAACTGAATAGACGATTTTCGTCGGCGTCTTCGTTACGCTGTTCCTGTAAATCGATTTCAGGATACTATTTTCCCCGCTTCTAGGATATCTATAAATAGTATCCGTATTTTATACTGCTTATAACAGTAAAACCATGGTGGATGTCTCTCGGGAGGAAATAACGAACGGATCTCTTACACGCGCTCTCCTCCTTCTCGCCGCTCCGCTTGTCATGCAAAACCTCGTTCAAGTTGCTCAACAAGTAGTCGACACGTTCTGGCTCGGGCGACTCGGTGAGGATACGGTTGCGGCGGTCGGACTGAACTTCCCGTTACTCGCACTCTTGTTT of the Haladaptatus caseinilyticus genome contains:
- a CDS encoding DUF378 domain-containing protein, with translation MATKESMETSRAMETNGLDWFSMLLVVVGALNWGIIGVTGLTGTRVNVVQQAMGLLFLPDIALVVANLIYVLVGLAGLYFIYTSYKIRRASRRSRQQVAQQTE